In one window of Candidatus Melainabacteria bacterium DNA:
- a CDS encoding DUF3800 domain-containing protein codes for MYIAYYDEAGDDGLPGSTPIFVLSCLYVHSLNWKDIYQKIHNFRVQLKQDFGLPVKLEFHTKQFLLNKNPFRQFGISDNDRILAVDLFCKFISTLDIQAINVAINKTIVKSPNYKVLETALSYSVQRVENTLIRQKPDERFLIITDEGRVGVMRDTTRKIQKINFIPSKFNQASYRQEIKLLIEDPLPKDSRESYWIQVSDLMAFVVYSYIMLTKLKGKLHNRMPAIVDEKKITEWLESMKNILNLSASQNEKYGIVYYPTK; via the coding sequence TACTTTCCTGTTTATACGTTCACAGTTTAAACTGGAAAGACATCTATCAAAAGATTCATAATTTTAGAGTTCAGTTAAAACAGGATTTTGGGTTACCAGTCAAATTAGAGTTCCATACAAAGCAATTTTTATTAAATAAAAATCCATTCAGACAGTTTGGTATTAGTGATAATGACAGGATTTTAGCAGTTGATTTATTTTGTAAGTTTATTTCTACCCTGGACATTCAAGCTATAAATGTTGCAATAAATAAAACGATTGTGAAGTCACCAAATTATAAGGTTCTGGAAACAGCATTGAGTTATTCTGTTCAGCGAGTTGAAAATACTTTAATCCGGCAGAAGCCTGACGAAAGATTTTTAATAATTACTGATGAAGGCCGAGTTGGGGTTATGAGAGATACTACAAGAAAAATCCAGAAAATAAACTTTATACCATCAAAGTTTAATCAAGCAAGTTACAGGCAGGAAATAAAACTGCTTATAGAAGACCCTTTGCCAAAAGATTCAAGAGAATCTTACTGGATTCAGGTATCTGACTTAATGGCTTTTGTAGTTTATTCTTATATTATGCTTACAAAATTAAAAGGTAAATTACACAACAGAATGCCTGCTATTGTAGATGAAAAGAAAATTACAGAGTGGCTGGAATCAATGAAAAATATTTTAAATCTAAGTGCTTCTCAAAATGAAAAATATGGAATAGTTTATTACCCTACTAAATGA